Genomic DNA from Streptomyces sp. PCS3-D2:
TGGGTGGAGCAGGCACCGGCCACCCCGGCCTCACCGGGCCCAGCGGACCCTGGAGTTCCACGCCCTCCCGGTCCGCACCCGTCGCCCCGGCCCCGCACCCGCAGCCGGTACCGCGTCCACCTCCGAGGCGCCGCGACGCAGGTGGGGCGGCGGGGCGCGACGCGGTCCCGGACAGGCCCACCACCGTGCGCCGGGTGCACAACTTGGCCGGACCGGACGTGATGGCGGGCCCGGAACCGGCCCGGCACCGCGCCCGCTCCGGTCGGCGCGGTCCGGAAAACGGGTGCGGATGCCTGGGGCGGCCGCCGGACCGGGTCCGGCCCCCTCGCCGAACGTGCCCGAACCGGTGAGGGACCGCTCCCGCTCCGCCTCCGCGCGGGTGAGCGCCGTCTCGGCGGACGCAGCCGCGGCCACACGTTCGGCGAGCGCGGACTCGATCCCGCTCCCTCAACCACACTTGAGGTTAAGCGATATGATCATATGGCTGCATGACCATGAAGACCCTCTACCTGCTCTGCTCCGCCGCCCCACCCGTGTTCGACGTCGCCCATGTCATCGAAGACGCCCAGGCCCGCGGCTGGAACGTCTGCCTCGGGCTGAGCCCCACCGCCGCGCACTGGCTCGCGGAGAGCCTCGACGGGCTCGCCGCCCTCACCGGCCACCCCGTCCTGTGGCAGTACCCGCTTCCCGGCGAACCGGAGCAGTGGCCGGCGGCCGACGCACTGCTCTACGCCCCCGCCACCTTCAACACCGTCAACGCCTGGGCGCTCGGCCTCACCGACACACTCACCGTCGGCCTCGCCACCGAGGCCCTCGGCAACGGCACCCCCGTCACCGCCGTCTCCTGCACCAACAGCGCCCTCGCCGCGCACCCCCGGTACGAGACGTCCCTCGCCACCCTGCGCGGCGCCGGGGTCCAGCTCCTTCTTCACGACAACACCCCCATGCAGGCTCCGGCCCATTTCCCCTGGGCCACGGCCCTGAACGGCCTTGGCCACACCGCTCCCCAGCACTGACGGCGCACACCACCACTCGGGGGGAAGAAACGTTCGATCCGCCGCTTGCGGGGCGTCGGCTCCTGCCCCATAGTCCGAGGTATGGACGCGCGCGAGGCCGCGCTCCGGCGGGCGCACGAGCATGCCGTGCGATGGCTCGCGAGCCTGTCCGAACGCCGGGTTCCCGCACGCGCCTCGGTCGAGGAGATCGTGCGCGCGCTCGGCACCGAACTGCCCGACGCCCCCGGCACTCCGGCGGACGTCGTCGACCTTATGGCCGCGGCCTGCGAGCCGGGACTGACGGCGTTCCCCAGCGGCCGCTTCTTCGGTTTCGTGGTCGGTGGCGCGGAACCTGCCGCGCTGGCCGCGGACTGGCTGGTCAGCGCCTGGGACCAGAACTCCGTGATGCGGGCCGCCTCGCCCGCGTACGCGGCGGTGGAAGAGGTGGCCGGCGCGTGGCTGCTCGATCTGCTCGGTCTGCCCGACGAGAGCGCCGTCGGATTCACCACCGGTGCCACCATGGCGAACTTCACCTGCCTCGCCGCCGCGCGCGACGAACTGCTGCGCCGCACCGGCTGGAACGTCGCCCGTGACGGACTGCCAGGCGCTCCGCCCGTACGCGCCGTCGCCGGCCGGGACCGCCACATGGCCGTCGACCTGGCACTGCGCTATCTGGGTCTCGGCGCTCCCGTCCTGGTGAAGGCGGACGCCCAGGGGCGCATGGAGGCGGAGGCCTTGCGGGACGCCCTGGCGGACGGCTCCGAGGGCCCGACCATCGTGGTCCTGCAGGCCGGAGACATCCACTCCGGTGCTTTCGACCCGTTCACCGAGGCCGTCCGCGCCGCTCGCGCAGCGGACGCGTGGGTACACGTCGACGGCGCCTTCGGCCTGTGGGCGGCCGCCTCACCCCGCCACGCACATCTGACCGCGGGCTGCGCACGCGCCGACTCCTGGGCGACCGACGCGCACAAGACCCTGAACGTCCCCTACGACTGCGGCCTCGCCGTCGTACGTGACGCCTCCGCGCTCCGGGCCGCGATGGGACAGCGCGGCGACTACCTCATCCAGCACGAACACGGCGACCCCGTCGACACGGTGCCCGAGCTGTCCAGGCGAGGGCGGGCCTTCACCGTGTGGGCGGTCCTCAGGTCCCTCGGCCGCTCGGGCGTGACCGACCTGGTCGACCGGCTGTGCCGGCACGCCGCCGCGTTCGCCGACGGCATCGCCGCGATCGACGGCGCCCGGGTGCTCAACGAGGTGGTGTTCACCCAGGTGTGCGCCGCGTTCGGCGACGACGAACGCACCGAGCGGGTGCTCGCCCGGCTGCTCGACGACGGTACGACGTGGATCAGCGGCTCCACCTGGCACGGCCGGCGCGTGATGCGCATCTCGGTGAGCAACTGGTCGACGACCGACGTCGACGTACGGCGCGCACTGGACTCGATCCGGCGCGCCGCGGCCGGAACCTGACAGGAGCCCCTGCCCGGGAACGTGACCGGGAACCCGCGCCGTACGGCGTCGCCGCCGCCGCGGCCGGGTGTACGCGTCAGTGGACCACGCTGAAGCTCCGCCAGGGACGGGTCCGGGGGGCCGTGACGTTCGAGAGCGTCGTCGCCACGTAGATCTCGTTGTTCGGCTCGTCGGACTGCTTGCAGTCGAAGTTCTGGTAGAGGATGACGTCGACGAGGGTGTTGTTCTCGACGTGGGTGGCCCCGTCGGGGATGGCGATCCGGTGGCAGCCCGTGACGAGGGTGTTGGAGTAGCTGATCTCGACCGGCGAGTCGTGGCCGCGGAAGCTGAGCTGGCCGACGGTGCTCCGCCCCAGACCCGAGCAAGCGGTGCCGCCGAGCAGCAGCGCTGCGGCCCCCGCGATGATGCCGATACGTCGCCTGTGGGACATGGTGCGGTCCTCGTCTGTGCGGTGGTGTCGGTCGGTCCTTGCCCACAGCGTGGCCCGGCGTGGCGCGGGTGGCCCGCTGTGCTCGGCCGACCGGATGAACGCGGGTGCGGGAGGGCCACCGGCGGCCGGCGCACGCCCCGGAAACCGCAGCGTGGAGAGCGCACCCGAGTGCGGCGGCCGGGGAGCGCCTGCGCCCGCCCGGGGCGAGGATGAAGGTGATGAACGGGATCGAGCGCGGCCGCGGCGCGCACCGGGCGAGCGGCCGGCGCGGGCTGCGCCGCACCCCGGAGCCGCCGCGCGGCGAAGCCGGGTCCGCCCGGAAGGAGCGGGTGCGGGATGCATGAGGAGATGCCGCTGCAGGACCTGGTCAGCAGCGCCGCCCAGGACGCCGGCGGGTGGCTGGGCACCCTCCCGGTGGCGCTCATGGCCACCAGCGGCGACGGAACGATCGTGCGCTGGAACCACGGCGCGCAGGAGCTGCTGGGCTACGACCCGCCCCAGGTGCTCGGACGGCACATCGCGGACCTCCTCCACCCCGGCGCGGACCGCAGCCTGGGCCGTTCGCTCTGGGAGACGGCCGCCACCGGTCACGGGGTGATGGGGACGGTCACCGCCTGGCACCGGGACGGTCACCCGCTGGAACTGGAGATCTGGGCCTGCCCCGTTCCCGACCGCCGCCACGGTGCATCGGCCGTGCTGGTGTTCGCCGCGGACGCGCATGCGGCGCGCCGGATCCGGGGGGCCTCCGCGGTGTGGGACGGTCTGTTCGCCCGCTCGCCCGTCGGGATCGCCGTCCTCGACACCCAGTTGCGCTTCCTCCAGGTCAATGCGGCGCTGGAGGCGATGAACGGCCTGCCGGAGTCCGCCCACGTGGTCCGGCGGCTCGCCGAGCTGCTGCCGGAGGTGAACGGGGGCGAGATGGAAACGGCCATGCGCCAGGTACTGGAGACCGGCGAACCGGTCCTCAACCGCCGGCGCAGCGGCCGCACCCCCGCCGACCCGGACCACGACCACGTGTGGGCCTGCTCGTACGTGCGGGTGGAGGACCCCGGCGGCCGGCCGATCGGCGTGATCGCCTCCCTGCTCGACATCACCACGCAGCAGCGCGACCACACCGAGGCCGAGGCCGGGCGGCGCCGACTCGCCCTGCTCACCGAGGCCAGTTCCCGGATCGGCGCCAGCCTCGACCTCGAACGCACCGCCCAGGAGCTGGCCGACCTCGCCGTCCCGCACCTCGCCAGCGCCGTCACGGTGGACGTGCTGGACTCGCTCGCTCAGGGCAACGAACCGGGCATGGGGCTGACCGGGGGCGTCGCGCTGCGACGGCTCGGCAAGGCCCCGCTGGCCGGGACCGCGGTCACCCGGATCCTCGCTCCGCTCGGCCGGACGCTCACCTTCCCGGCGACCGCGCCGTACACCCAGGCTCTCGCGGCCCGCCAGCCCTTCCTGGTAGCCCACCTCGACTCGATGGCCGTCGCGACCGCCGGCCGGCACAGCCCCATACCCGCGCAGCTGGTCGAGACGGGCGTGCACTCGTTCCTGAAGGTTCCGCTCATCGCGCGCGGTCTCGTGCTCGGTGTGGCCTCCTTCTACCGCACCCGGCCCTTCGAGTCCTTCGGATCCGACGACGTCGCGCTCGCCGGCGAACTCGCCGCGCGGGCCGCCATCAGCATCGACAACGCCCGCCTGTACCACCACGAGCACGAAACGGCGGTCGTCCTGCAGCGCAGCATGCTGCCCCAGCATGTGACGCCGCCCCCGGGCATCGAGATCGCCCACCGGTACCTGCCGGCCAGTGACGTCAACGAGGTCGGCGGGGACTGGTACGACGTCGTCCCCCTGGCCGGGGGCAGGGCCGGCCTGCTCATGGGCGACGTGATGGGGCACGGCATCGCGGCCGCGGCGGTGATGGGGCGCCTGTCCGCGACCGTCCGCGCCCTCGCGCGCCTCGACATGCCGCCGACGGCGCTGCTCCACCAGCTGGAGGCGACCCTCGCCGATCTGGCGGAGCCGATGCTCGCGACCTTCCTGTACGTGGTCTGCGACCCGGCCACCGGGCACTGCACGATCACCCGGGCCGGTCACCCGCCGCCCGCCGTGGCCGAGCCCGACGGCACCGTCTACCTGGTCAGGTCCCCGCCCGGGGCCCCGCTGGGCGTCGGCGGGGTCACCTTCACCACGACCGAGGTCACGCTCCCGCCGGGGAGCCTCCTCGTCCTGTACACGGACGGGCTGATCGAAGCCCGCAACCGTGACATCGACGAGCGCCTCGGCGAGCTCACCGGTCTCCTCACCGAGCCCCTGCAACCGCTCGACCACCTCTGCGACTCGCTGATCGCGCACCTCGTCCCGGCGTCCGCCGACGACGACATCGCCCTGCTCACGGCCCGTATCGGCACGAACCAGGGGGGCGCCCGGTGAGCCCCGGCCGCGGCACGGTCAGAGGGGGTCCACGTCCAGGAAGGCCGTCAGGACGGCCTCGCCGCCGCCCGCGGTGCCCGGCAGGGCCAGTTCCGCCCAGATGACCTTCCCCTCGGGGGTGTAGCGGGTGCCCCAGTGCTCGCTGAGCTGGGCGACCAGGAACAGTCCGCGGCCTCCCTCGTCCGTGGTGGCGGCGTACCGCAGGTGGGGCGCGGTGCTGCTGCCGTCCCACACCTCACAGGTCAGGTTGTGGTCGCGCAGGAGCCGCACCCGCACGGGCCCGCTCCCGTGCCGCAGGGCGTTCGTGATGAGCTCGCTGAGGATCAGTTCCGCCGCGAAGCCGAGTTCCGTCAGGTCCCATTCCTCCAGCTTCTTGGCGGCGACGCTGCGCATCGCTCCGACGGCGCTCGGTTCGAAGGCCACGTCCCATTGGGCGACCCGGTCGGGCCCGAGGGTCCGGGTCCGGGCGATGAGCAGCGCCACGTCGTCGGTCGGCCGGGCGGGGAGCATCATGTCGAGCACGGCCCGGCAGCTGTCATGGGGATCCCGGTCGGGATGGCTGAGCGCCGCCCGGAGCAGTTCGAGGCCCTCGCCGATGTCCCGGGTCCGCTCCTCCACCAGGCCGTCGGTGTAGAGGACCAGCTGGCTGCCTTCGGTCAGCTCCAGCTCCGCGGTCTCGAACGGCATGCCGCCCAGGCCCAGCGGGGGGCCCGCGGGCAGCTCGACGATCTGCGTCCTGCCGTCGGGGGCCACCACGAGCGGCGGCAGGTGCCCCGCACGGGCCATCGTGCAGCGCTGCGACACCGGGTCGTAGACGGCGTACAGGCAGGTGGCCCCGAGCACGCCGCCGTCGCTGTCGTCGGCGTCCCCGTTGTGGTCGTGGTCGATGCGCTGTACGAGGTCGTCCAGGCGGGCGAGGATCTCGTCGGGCGGCAGATCGAGGGAGGAGAAGTTGTGCACGGCGGTGCGCAACCGGCCCATGGTGGCCGCGGCGTGCAGGCCGTGGCCGACGACGTCTCCGACGACCAGGGCGACGCGGCTGCCGGGCAGCGGGATGACGTCGAACCAGTCACCGCCCACCCCGGACTGGGCGGGCAGATAGAAGTGCGCGACGTCCATGGCGCTCTGCTCGGGCAGGGCGCGCGGCAGCAGGCTGCGCTGGAGCGTCACGGCGAGGGCGTGTTCGCGGGTGTAGCGGCGGGCGTTGTCCATGCTGACCGCCGCGCGGGCGACGAGTTCCTCGGCGAGGGACAGTTCGTCCTCGTCGAAGGGCTCCTGCTTCTGCGACCGCCAGAAGTTGACCACACCGAGGACGACGCCCCGGGCCATGAGGGGGGCCGCGATGAGCGAGTGGATGCCGTAGTCGACGATGGCGCGGGCCCGCGGCGGGTCCTGGGCCTGCCAGCCGGGCGCCTGCGACAGGTCCGGGACGAGTTCCGCCCGGCCGGTGCCGTAGCCGCGGGCCTGCGGGGTGGACGGCAGGAAGTCGATCAGCCGGCCGACGGGGTAGAGGGGGTGGTCGGAGCGGATGCCGCTGATCGCCGTGCGGCGCATGTCGGCGCCCGGGGCGGGCTCGTCGCCGTCGATGACCTGGTCGGCGAGGTCGACGGTGACGAAGTCCGCGAAGCGGGGCACGGCGACGGCGGCGAGCTCCTCGGCCGTGCGGACCACGTCAAGGGAGGTGCCGACGTCGCCGCCCGCGTCGTACAGCAGTTTGAGACGCCTGCGGGCCGTCTCGGCCCGGGTGGTCAGGATCTGCATCTCGGTCGAGTCGCGGATGGTGGCCGCCGCGCCCTCGGGCCGGCCGCGGGGGTGGGTGGGCCGCTGGTTCACGACGAGCAGGCGGTCGCCGGAGCCGATCACCTCATCGGTGGCCTCGCGGCCGGAAAGCAGCAGGTCCGCCATCCGGCGCTCCAGGCCGGGCACGTCACCGATGTGCCTGCCTTCGGCGTCCTCGGGCAGGCCCAGGAGGCGTTTGGCCTCGTCGTTGGCCAGCAGTAGCTGCCCGTCGCCGTCGGTGATCAGGACCCCTTCGCGGACGGCGTGGAGCACGGCATCGTGGTGCTCGTACATGCGGGTCATCTCCTGCGTGCCGAGCCCGTGGGTCTGGCGGCGCAGGCGTCTGCTGATCAGCCAGGTGCCGACGGTCGCCAGGGCCAGGCCGGTGGCGATGGCCAGGAGGATGACGGGGAGCTGGCGGTCGAGGGCGCCGGTGACGTTCTCGACGGTCAGGCCGGCGGACACCAGGGCGACGACCTCGCCGTCGGGTCCCTTGACGGGGACCACCGCCTGGATCTCCTTGCCGAGGGGGCCGTCCACGCTCTCGGTGTGGACCTTGCCCTGCAGCGAGGGCTCGATGGTCCCGACGAATCGTTTCCCGATGCGGTCCGGCTGCGGGTGGCTGTAGCGGATGCCGTTGGTGTCCATCACCACGATGAAGTCGACCCCGGCGGCCTTGCGCGTCTGTTCGGCGAGGGGCTGCAGGACCGCGGAGGGGTCGGACGTCTTCAGCGCGGGCTGGAGGCCCAGCTGGTGCGCGAAGGTCTCGGCGACGGCCACCGAGCGGTTGCGCGCCTCGCGGTCGATGTCGTGGCGCGACTGCAGCACCAGGGCCAGCAGGGACCCGGCTGCGAGCAGGACCACGATCGCCACCTGGAGGACGAATACCTGGCCGGCGACGCTTCTGAATCGGTTGCCTAGAGGTGACCGCACCGACGTGCCCGGCACGGGTGGCGGCGAGGAATGGTCACGAACCCAGTTGTAGCACTTCCGGGCCGCCATGGCTCCCGGCGTGCACAATGCGCGCCGGGAGTGTCACCCCTCGTCCCGGGTCGCCGCTCAGGACGCGCGGGGGGCGCCGGCGGCGCCGGAGGTCCCGGCGGGGGCGGAGTCGGCCTGCGCCGTGCGCGCGGATCCGGGAGCGGTGGGGGCCGTCGGAGCGGCGGGGGCGGTCGGGACCAGGGCTCCCTCCGGCGCCTCCGGGGCGCAGACGACCTCGTCGCGCGGAGTGTAGTGGGTCCTGAACTCCTCGCTGCGGACTTCCCTGCCGCCCTGGACGAAGACCCGGCCGACGGTCACGTCGAAGCCCTCCAGCGGGGTCTGGACCTCACAGGCCGGGCCGTTCCCGGTGCGCTTCGCGGGCTGCGTGACGTTGGTGCGGGGCCCCTTGGTGGCCCGTATCTCGTCGTACTTCTTGGTCCCGAGGAGCGTGATGGTCAGCGAGGTGTCGGTGGACTCGGCCTGTATGTAGACGGCGTGCCCGGAGTCGTTGATCCAACGCAGGTCGAGGGTGCCCCACGCGACGGTGGCCTCGCGGCCCTCGGGATAACGCTCGATGTAGAAGGAGTGCGCACCGTGCTCGACGGGCTTGAGGCCCGCGAAGAAGACGGCGTTGTACATGGTCGTGGCGACCGCGGACACGCCCCCGCCCGGCGACTTCACGTACTGGCCGTCGTTGATCATGATGCCGTCGACGAAGCCGTTCTCCTTGGTGCGCTCACCGACCGTGCGGTTGAAGCTCCACTCCTTGCCGGGCTGGACCACGGAGCCGTTGATGAGCTCCACTGCGCGTCCGATGTTGGTGCTGCGGTACGGGGCGGCCGGGAACTCGACCGTGAAGGAGGAGATCTTCTCCTTGATCCCGATCCGGCGCGCCTCCTCGCCGGTCAGCTCGGGTTGCACGGCGACCGTGGCGATCTCACCGCTGCGGGCGGCGCCCGTGCGGGTCAGGAGCGGCAGCACGGCCTCGCCGAGCGCCTCCTCGGTGACCTTCCGGCCGGCACGGCTCTGCTGGGCCATGACCACGGTGCCGTCGGGGTTGACGTGGGGCGTCGCGTCGAGCGGCGGCCGGCTGGCCTCCGCGATCGGGCGGGCCACGGCGGGTTCGGCCAGCAGCCCCTTGGAGTCGAGCGCGGGCACGAGGCGGCCCTGGGCGTCGGGCCGCATCTTCAGGTGCTCGCCGAGCACGGCGGGGGTGATGGACACGCGCTCGCCGGCGACGGTGAGCGCGACGGGACCCGACATGGCGGGCTGGGCGAACTGCCTCAGGGCCCGACCGGTCTCCTCGGCGCCGACGGCCGGCTCGGTGGTCTCGACCGGCAGCACGACCGGGGCCTGGTCCTTCCGCAGGTAGGCGTCGCGAAGGGTGTCGAGAGCCCGGTCCGCCACGAGGGCGGTGCCGGGGAGCGGGGTGACGGCCTTCGCCGTGCCCTTCTCGAAGGCGATGGCGCCGTCGCGGGGGGTGCGGGCGGTGTCCTCGGCGATCCGGTCGACCGCGGCGCGGCCCTTCTGCTCGTCCGCGCGGACCACCGGTTCGACGTCGCGCCGGCCGGACGCGAAGAGGGAGCCGATGACGGTGACGGGGTCGTAGCCCTTGCGCACGGCGCGGTCGACGGTCGCGGTGGTGTCGAGCGACAGTCCGAGCGCGGCCGGATCCGCCTTCTCGACGCGGTCGCCGATCTTCATCGCGACGGGCGCGGCGGCGATGGGGCCGAGCTCCCGGTCCAGTGCCCGGCGGGCCTGCGCGGCGGTCATCCCGCCGATGTCGACGCCGCGCACGCTCGTGCCCGGGTCGATGTCACCGCCGGCCACGAGACCCGTGACGTAGAGGCCGCCCAGCCCGAGGACGACGGCTCCACCCGCCATCATCGGCAGGGCCGTCCGCCGGTTGCCCGTCCAGCCGCGCACGCGTCCCATGTCACTCCCAGTGGCGCCGACCGTTCCCGGGCGACGCGGGCCGCTCAGCGCGGCACATAGACGACAGATAACGCGAACCATGATTGCCGCAAAAGTGGCAATTGAGGGATGAATGTAACGGTTCTCACGATCTCACCGCGCCGCCCCGCCCCGATGATTCGGGGTGCGGCCGATCCCGGTCGCGGACCCCTCCCCCGACGGCGCCCGAACGCCCTCCCGCGACCGTCCACCGGATCCGCGACCCCCGGTGCGGCAGCCGACTGGGAACCTCAACTCCACTACCCCACAGGCTCGTTGCTCTTGCCGGATGATCGGGATAGATTCCTCGGGACCCGTATTCGATCCGAGCAGGGCAGGCGACGTGTGGGACCTGGCGGGGAGCGGAGCCGAGCCGCTGGCGGCGGAGGATCCCCGGCGGATCGGACCGATCCCGCTCGCGGGCCGACTCGGGAGCGGCGGCATGGGGCGGGTGTACCTCGGCGTGCACGAGGGCCGGTACGTCGCCGTCAAACAGCTGCTGGCCTCCGTCGTCGGGGAGGACGAGGACTTCCTGCGCCGGTTCGGGCACGAGCTGGACAACCTCGCCCGGCTGCCGGCCGACGCCACCGCACCGCTGCTCGCAAGCGACCGCACGGCACGGCCGCCGTGGTTCGCCACCGCCTACCTTCCCGGGATCACCCTGCGGGAGGCCATCACGCTGCACGGTGGACCGCTGCCCGCGGACGCGCTGTGGCTGCTGCTGCGGGAAGCGGCGGCGGGCCTGGCAGCGGTGCACGCGCTGGACATGGTGCACCGCGACCTCAAGCCCTCGAACATCATGCTGACCCTGGACGGGCTGACCCTCATCGACTTCGGTGTCGCCCGGGCCGCCGACCAGAGCCAGCTGACCAGGACCGGCATGGTCGTGGGCACTCCCGCCTACATGTCACCCGAGCAGGCCTCGGGGAAACGGCAGCCGGGCGGCGCCGCCGACGTGTTCGCACTGGGTTCGGTGCTCGCGTACGCGGCGTGCGGCCGTCCGCCCTTCGGGGACGAGTCGGGGCACGGTGTGCTGTACCGGATCGTCCACGAGGAGCCCGACCTGGAGCCGCTGCGGGACCGTGAGCCAGAGCTCGCCGCACTCGTCGCGGCCTGTCTCGCCAAGGATCCGGGCGACCGCCCCGCGGCGGCGGAGCTCCTGGAGCACGCGAGTCGGAAGGGCCCGTTCACACAGCCGCTGTGGCCGGTGGCCGTCGACGAGCGGCTCACCGAGCGGGCCGCCTTCGCCGCGAAGGTGCAGGACGGCGACGTGGCGACGCTCCCGCTCAGCGGCGGGAAGCCGGGCCCGCAGGAGGAGCCGAAGGCGGAAGGGGGAACGGAGCCCGAGGTCTCAGGGCCCAAGGTCGCACCCGCCACCGGGTCCGGCCCCGACGCCCCCGAGCGGCCCCGGCGGCGCCGCCGTACGCGCGTCCTGCTCGCCCTCGTTCCCGTGGTCGTGGTCTCCGGCGGTACGACGCTCGCCGTCCAGTACCTGCCGCACCTCTCCGCGCCGCAGGCCGAGGCCCGCAACGGCCCGACGGCTCCGGTGACGGCCCCGGCCGATCCCGCGACGGCGGCCGGCGGCACCCCGTCCGGTGTGGCACCGCCCACGCAGCCTCCTGCCCAGGATCCCGGTCGGGCTGCTGGGCAGGCACAGGACGGCACCGGCGCAGCACCGGTGCCGGCGGCCGGCGGCACCGGTGACGGCCCGGGCACGGTTCCCGCCGGCGGCGCCCAGCCCGGATCGGGCGGCTCCGGAGGCCTGGCGAACGCGGGGGGCAGCGGCGGCGGATCCCGCCCGTCCGCCGGAAGCACCCCGACAGCGGCCGCCACGGCCCCCGCCCAGCCGCCCTCCGGCCCCGACACCGGGACCTACCGCTACCGCAACGGCAACAACAGCACGTGCATCACCCAGGTCTTCGGAGCCTCGGACTTCGGCGACTGCGCGAACGGGTCAGCCCGCTGGACCGTGCGGAGCCGATCGGACGGAAGTTTCACACTGGTCAACCAGCAGAGCGGGGGCTGCCTCTACTCCAACGGGCTCGGCCAGGCAGTCTTCGTCGGCGACTGCGCCCAGGACATCGGCCGGGTGTGGCGTACCGGTGCGAACGGCAGCCTCCGCAGCGACCTCGGCGGCGGCTGCCTCGACCTCGGCATGAGCAGCGGCCTCGTGACCAGGACCTGCGGCGGCGAGGCGTCCCAGCGCTGGACGAGACAAAGCTGAAGCCGGTGACCGGTACGCCCGCGGCCGGTGCCGCCTCAAGATCGACGGGGTGGCAGACTGGCCGGCCGTGCAACGAACCGAGAGGACGGACACCATCGTGCGACGGCAGCGCAGGCGCGCAGCTCTGGCGGCCCTGGCCATGGCGGCTTCGGTCACGGCGTCGGCCGCGGCGTGCGGGGCGCCGCTGCGGGACCTCGGTCCGCTGCCCCCGCGCTTCTCGGGCCCCCCGCTGACTGCGGACGCCGCGGTGTCGGAGATGACGTCGGCGCTGGCGGCGGAGGGCATCACGGTGGACAG
This window encodes:
- a CDS encoding SpoIIE family protein phosphatase/ATP-binding protein — encoded protein: MAIVVLLAAGSLLALVLQSRHDIDREARNRSVAVAETFAHQLGLQPALKTSDPSAVLQPLAEQTRKAAGVDFIVVMDTNGIRYSHPQPDRIGKRFVGTIEPSLQGKVHTESVDGPLGKEIQAVVPVKGPDGEVVALVSAGLTVENVTGALDRQLPVILLAIATGLALATVGTWLISRRLRRQTHGLGTQEMTRMYEHHDAVLHAVREGVLITDGDGQLLLANDEAKRLLGLPEDAEGRHIGDVPGLERRMADLLLSGREATDEVIGSGDRLLVVNQRPTHPRGRPEGAAATIRDSTEMQILTTRAETARRRLKLLYDAGGDVGTSLDVVRTAEELAAVAVPRFADFVTVDLADQVIDGDEPAPGADMRRTAISGIRSDHPLYPVGRLIDFLPSTPQARGYGTGRAELVPDLSQAPGWQAQDPPRARAIVDYGIHSLIAAPLMARGVVLGVVNFWRSQKQEPFDEDELSLAEELVARAAVSMDNARRYTREHALAVTLQRSLLPRALPEQSAMDVAHFYLPAQSGVGGDWFDVIPLPGSRVALVVGDVVGHGLHAAATMGRLRTAVHNFSSLDLPPDEILARLDDLVQRIDHDHNGDADDSDGGVLGATCLYAVYDPVSQRCTMARAGHLPPLVVAPDGRTQIVELPAGPPLGLGGMPFETAELELTEGSQLVLYTDGLVEERTRDIGEGLELLRAALSHPDRDPHDSCRAVLDMMLPARPTDDVALLIARTRTLGPDRVAQWDVAFEPSAVGAMRSVAAKKLEEWDLTELGFAAELILSELITNALRHGSGPVRVRLLRDHNLTCEVWDGSSTAPHLRYAATTDEGGRGLFLVAQLSEHWGTRYTPEGKVIWAELALPGTAGGGEAVLTAFLDVDPL
- a CDS encoding flavoprotein — encoded protein: MTMKTLYLLCSAAPPVFDVAHVIEDAQARGWNVCLGLSPTAAHWLAESLDGLAALTGHPVLWQYPLPGEPEQWPAADALLYAPATFNTVNAWALGLTDTLTVGLATEALGNGTPVTAVSCTNSALAAHPRYETSLATLRGAGVQLLLHDNTPMQAPAHFPWATALNGLGHTAPQH
- a CDS encoding SpoIIE family protein phosphatase — translated: MHEEMPLQDLVSSAAQDAGGWLGTLPVALMATSGDGTIVRWNHGAQELLGYDPPQVLGRHIADLLHPGADRSLGRSLWETAATGHGVMGTVTAWHRDGHPLELEIWACPVPDRRHGASAVLVFAADAHAARRIRGASAVWDGLFARSPVGIAVLDTQLRFLQVNAALEAMNGLPESAHVVRRLAELLPEVNGGEMETAMRQVLETGEPVLNRRRSGRTPADPDHDHVWACSYVRVEDPGGRPIGVIASLLDITTQQRDHTEAEAGRRRLALLTEASSRIGASLDLERTAQELADLAVPHLASAVTVDVLDSLAQGNEPGMGLTGGVALRRLGKAPLAGTAVTRILAPLGRTLTFPATAPYTQALAARQPFLVAHLDSMAVATAGRHSPIPAQLVETGVHSFLKVPLIARGLVLGVASFYRTRPFESFGSDDVALAGELAARAAISIDNARLYHHEHETAVVLQRSMLPQHVTPPPGIEIAHRYLPASDVNEVGGDWYDVVPLAGGRAGLLMGDVMGHGIAAAAVMGRLSATVRALARLDMPPTALLHQLEATLADLAEPMLATFLYVVCDPATGHCTITRAGHPPPAVAEPDGTVYLVRSPPGAPLGVGGVTFTTTEVTLPPGSLLVLYTDGLIEARNRDIDERLGELTGLLTEPLQPLDHLCDSLIAHLVPASADDDIALLTARIGTNQGGAR
- a CDS encoding pyridoxal-dependent decarboxylase; this encodes MDAREAALRRAHEHAVRWLASLSERRVPARASVEEIVRALGTELPDAPGTPADVVDLMAAACEPGLTAFPSGRFFGFVVGGAEPAALAADWLVSAWDQNSVMRAASPAYAAVEEVAGAWLLDLLGLPDESAVGFTTGATMANFTCLAAARDELLRRTGWNVARDGLPGAPPVRAVAGRDRHMAVDLALRYLGLGAPVLVKADAQGRMEAEALRDALADGSEGPTIVVLQAGDIHSGAFDPFTEAVRAARAADAWVHVDGAFGLWAAASPRHAHLTAGCARADSWATDAHKTLNVPYDCGLAVVRDASALRAAMGQRGDYLIQHEHGDPVDTVPELSRRGRAFTVWAVLRSLGRSGVTDLVDRLCRHAAAFADGIAAIDGARVLNEVVFTQVCAAFGDDERTERVLARLLDDGTTWISGSTWHGRRVMRISVSNWSTTDVDVRRALDSIRRAAAGT
- a CDS encoding VanW family protein is translated as MGRVRGWTGNRRTALPMMAGGAVVLGLGGLYVTGLVAGGDIDPGTSVRGVDIGGMTAAQARRALDRELGPIAAAPVAMKIGDRVEKADPAALGLSLDTTATVDRAVRKGYDPVTVIGSLFASGRRDVEPVVRADEQKGRAAVDRIAEDTARTPRDGAIAFEKGTAKAVTPLPGTALVADRALDTLRDAYLRKDQAPVVLPVETTEPAVGAEETGRALRQFAQPAMSGPVALTVAGERVSITPAVLGEHLKMRPDAQGRLVPALDSKGLLAEPAVARPIAEASRPPLDATPHVNPDGTVVMAQQSRAGRKVTEEALGEAVLPLLTRTGAARSGEIATVAVQPELTGEEARRIGIKEKISSFTVEFPAAPYRSTNIGRAVELINGSVVQPGKEWSFNRTVGERTKENGFVDGIMINDGQYVKSPGGGVSAVATTMYNAVFFAGLKPVEHGAHSFYIERYPEGREATVAWGTLDLRWINDSGHAVYIQAESTDTSLTITLLGTKKYDEIRATKGPRTNVTQPAKRTGNGPACEVQTPLEGFDVTVGRVFVQGGREVRSEEFRTHYTPRDEVVCAPEAPEGALVPTAPAAPTAPTAPGSARTAQADSAPAGTSGAAGAPRAS